A stretch of Lathyrus oleraceus cultivar Zhongwan6 chromosome 6, CAAS_Psat_ZW6_1.0, whole genome shotgun sequence DNA encodes these proteins:
- the LOC127095863 gene encoding uncharacterized protein LOC127095863, giving the protein MSQHFSPTHMHVLAETSGSSSRSSRENAPYQMSNLEDLILDVALVSKVCPPPQKKATPSVSKVIKTSSKSSELIIPSKDKNTAEEESRHKGYGLRNPSMHADDPINLTASERSEIDKELRKFVASVLKEVNSDVLPDVQTSLAKDPSPDNDSREKAEENVPDHVARERRSKKKVELVVNVEELTSDEEPLINIVSPSIAKRLQRRKGKTLAFEDSPSREVKRKADGLLKGTPSKSSTGKYPVGPTRSWSEVVTPTRKTKVVSSSESEFDVAHDVQDITPIKRFANKKPHDARSKAPLDNASLHYVKNAERWKYVIQRRVAL; this is encoded by the coding sequence ATGTCTCAACATTTTTCACCCACTCACATGCATGTCCTAGCTGAAACCAGTGGATCCTCCTCACGATCATCTAGGGAAAATGCACCTTATCAAATGAGCAACCTGGAAGATCTGATTCTGGATGTTGCCCTTGTGTCCAAGGTTTGTCCCCCTCCTCAGAAGAAAGCTACACCATCTGTGTCTAAAGTTATCAAGACTTCTAGTAAGTCTTCTGAACTCATAATCCCAAGTAAAGATAAGAATACTGCTGAAGAAGAATCTAGGCATAAAGGGTATGGACTTAGAAACCCTAGCATGCATGCTGACGACCCTATAAATCTCACGGCATCAGAAAGAAGTGAAATTGATAAGGAACTTAGGAAGTTTGTTGCATCTGTTTTGAAGGAAGTAAACTCTGATGTTTTGCCAGATGTTCAAACATCTTTGGCAAAAGATCCAAGCCCTGACAATGACTCAAGGGAAAAAGCTGAAGAAAATGTTCCTGATCATGTTGCTCGTGAGAGAAGAAGTAAGAAGAAAGTTGAGCTTGTTGTCAATGTTGAAGAACTTACCTCTGATGAAGAACCCCTTATAAACATTGTTTCTCCCAGCATTGCCAAGAGATTGCAGAGACGTAAAGGAAAGACTCTTGCTTTTGAAGATTCTCCCTCCAGGGAAGTGAAGAGAAAAGCTGATGGGTTGTTGAAAGGAACTCCTTCTAAAAGCTCCACAGGAAAATATCCTGTTGGACCCACTAGGTCTTGGAGTGAAGTTGTTACCCCTACTAGAAAGACGAAAGTTGTCTCCTCTAGTGAATCCGAATTTGATGTTGCACATGATGTCCAGGACATCACCCCTATAAAAAGATTTGCTAACAAGAAACCTCATGatgctaggtccaaagctccgTTGGACAATGCTTCTTTACATTATGTAAAGAATGCAGAAAGGTGGAAGTATGTCATTCAGAGAAGGGTAGCCCTATAA